The nucleotide sequence TGGTTCTGGTCCCTGGCATGAGACATGGCACAGAACCACTGCAAAGagattactctttttttttttaaacccttaccttccatcttaagattgattctaaggcagaagagtggtaaggcagaaagtaagacaatgggggttaagtgacttgctcagggtcacacagctaggaaagtccaaggtcagatttgaactgagtacctcccatctctgggcctggctctcaatccactgagccacctagctgcctcctaaaggGGTTATTCTTAATCCTCCTGTAGATCTGAACAGCAAGGCTTCTACTAGTCAATGATAAGGAAAGACAGACCAAGAGGAAAGGCCCAGGTAGATAGAAGTGAGAGGAAGGAACAAGGGACATTAGCAGAGGTGTAGAGGGTGGAGAGAAAACAAGATAAGGCCCAGCTTCTGCCTTTAACATAAAAGGTACCAGATTCTTCTTTATAAAGACCAACACATCTTAAAGTTCCCTCTTTCCATGCTCAGATTAAAAAGAAAGTACCCAGTCTATAAACCAACTGAGCCCTTCTGAAGGAAGGCAGAATGGAGGGATACTTGCTTGACTCCATTGTACCTAGCACATACTTGCAGTCACAAGCTGAAAATCCATTTCTCAGATTCTCAATTGAAGACTGAATTCCAACTGCTTCACAAGCAGTATCCTCCTTCAGTTACTACTCTGAGGGCTCTCATGACACCCAACAATTTCCCAAGAACAGTCATCACTAGCACTGTTTCCCCCTAAACAATGGAACAAATGCAAATAAAGTAGACCCCCCTCCAGCAGCCTTCACTAGTTGCTGCCCCTCCAACTCACTCTAGCTGACCGTCTCCCCGCACTGGGTCAGCTGTATAGCAGAGATTGCACAGTGGACAACTTCTCAGGCAGTATTATCTCCAGTAGCTCTGGGGTGCCAAGTCTTGGGAAGTCCTAATCACTTCCCCAgccagaggagagaggggaagaaagaggcgTGTTAGCTGGCTACCATGGTAATTTGACCATGGTCCCCCTGGACAAATCCTAACTTTTACATGGATGATTGGATAGCTAAGGGGGTGGTtcctagagctgaaagagatccaGGTTTAGAGAAGTTGCTCTTCCAGATTTCGAATGTTGAGGGCAACAAATATTGTGAAGCATACCCCATACTATTTTGAATCCTGGCTCCCTAGATGATGTTGCCAATATCCCTCAAATCCTTATTTCCTAATTTAGCTCCCTTTCCACAAGAGGTCCTCTTTGTGTGCCAGTTTTCAATTGATCAATACAATTCACGCAATCTCTTTCAATTGCTCCTAAAATGGAAATTTGAGGCTGGATATTTTGACTGGTGAATAGATAATCTAATGAGTTTGTCTGAATTACTTCAGTTTGTGAATATAGAACTAAGTTACACCAAACTTAAGTGTGCCCCTTGGGCAAATGGTTTCTAATTTATGACTCTGCTCTGTGTTATCTATTTTGTTGGGCTTGATTCACCAGATAATTCTTAGGACATAAGTTATAAGAGGTTCTCAAAGTATAGTGTAGGAATGACAACTTTATTCCCTAAGCCTGGAGAGGTAAACTTTGATTGATTTGTATTGCTAACACTATAAGTCaaacaaataagaatatataaCTGGGGGCacgtaggtggctcaatggattgagaatcaaacccagagaggagagagttctgggttcaaatctggtctcagacatttcctacttgtgtgaccctgggcaagtcagttaacccccattgcctagcccctaccactcttctaccttggaaccaatacacagtattgattctaagacagaaggtaaaggtttaaaaaataataagatacactcatcctttttttaaaaagggcaaaGTAAACATAATGGTATTGAGGAGCCAATACTGGGCACACATCAGGAAGACTAACAAGAATGCTAAATTAAGTACTGTTATATTGattctctgggagcttgaagttcactgttgattgacaggtgaatcaattggatggaatgttcccagagaggcatgcggactcGGGGAGaaagcagttgagaaccctgacagaggttctggggtttttacctgtccctgaggctggagatcagtgtggatcctggtctttggggaaatagagacttgcaaactcaaccctgcaagctcctcctgtgtttcctgtaccgtcATCAACCTGTattagaccaccatctctgtttctactgcccctagatattaggaagtaattatcttagtcatctaggcttcccagggcctgggagggatccgggaagtgggcaggagaagaagaagagggtggacaAAGGGTGGAaatctcaactgattaggcttaagatctactgaagaagaagctgaagatttcacagcagtttgcctgctctggtttagccctggccaggctgtaccagagagaagctatcatcttgattccttcatttgcctgcagttagagatttattagtatcaatttaaagtagggtctcctaatacctcttTCCCTTACCAATATCCTttgccaaatatatttaaagtgtcaAAGTACCTTCTTGAATTGATTATTCAtagtttatttgggaagggagtcatgcagtcagattaccaactttacctcagctgaagagcccaataaccccaggtgggtcctgaaggaataaaacactttgacctaaaggatcctgcctgggcaactgttataggagagagaggtgtcatcctatcctctctctctaCTCCATCTACCTATACATCTAAGAGATAGCAGATCTTCATTTTAATATAACAGTACACAGAAAGGTACTTCAGTACTTGGCTTCAGGCTTATCCCCTGATTGAGAAGCTGGGagagtaaaaaaaattactttccttgCCATTAGCAGAAATACAGACATATAATTTCTGTAAAACTTGGTGGCACTTCAGTAATCTGTGACAAGTAATTAGTGGTGGCAAAGAGGTAAGAAGATAGAGAAAGCTAAGCAGGTAACAAACACTCTACTTAAAGCTTCAAAGACAAAGAATTCCAAAGGAGTTTTCAGTTATCTGCCTAACCAGAGGTTTATAAAAATGTGAAAGGCCTTAAGCAGATGCCCTCTGATCACACTCCCAGCTTCAGGACAAATTCTCAGTAAGGTTATATTCTGCAATCAGTCTGGGCTAGAGGTCAGGTTTTAAGTGCTTGGAGTAATGGCTTGGGGCCAGAGGGGAGTATAGGGCTCGATTTGTAAAAATCAAGCTCTGCTGAGAGGGCTGTTTTGCTCTCCTGAACTTAGAGCCCAGAATGTGAGTGAGAGGTGAGGATTGGTAAAAGGTCCTGAAATGGCTACTGATGGCAAGAGTCTCATTTTTTCCCCCCAGATAGGAGGTTGAAGGGCACCAGCAGCTGCTATTCTGAGATAGCCCTTGAGTTGGTCTACAGGtctactttgtatttctttggtTCTAAGAATTTTTCTGGGAAAAGCAGCTTCTTCGTTTCAGAATCCACCTCTATTAGTTCTGATACTGACACTGGGGAGACAATGCTTCTCTCAATCTTATCTAAACTAACCATACAATTTCATCAGGATTACAAGGCTAACTTCAGAGCTGCTCTTGCTCTAATTCAGGCGGATTTCCAGGATCAGGTTACTTTCGCCTTTCTAATGCTATCCTCCAAATGCATTCAAAAATACAAGAATTcaattattgtgctaaaaggaataatgaactgaaggagaacattgtacagagacagatacactgtggcacaatcaaatgtaatggaattctctactagcagcaatgcaatgattcaggacaattctaaggggcttatgagaaagaacgctatccacttccaaagaaagaactgtgggagtagaaacacagaagaaaaacaactacttgatcacatggttcaatgggaatatgattggggatgtggactctaaacaaccaccccagcgtaactattaataatatggaaataggtcttgatcaatgacacatgtaaaaacccagtggaattgctcattggctatgggaggaggagaggggaagaacatgaatcatgtaaccatggaaaaaatatcctaaattaaataagtaaataaacttaatttaaaaaatacaaaaattcaaaTCAGGCCAACAATTTATTGGCCATAATTAATTTACATTACAATTGTGCATTGTAACATAACTATAGGGTTATTGAGAAAGTTTGTTTTGGCTTagtattttccattttacttaaaaaatccccaaacccagagggaaacaatatggattatataattttggaaaacttatgtggaaatttgttattaaaataaaaaaattttaaagcattaaaaaagcatactagttttcagttttctttttatttgggggtttggttttatatgagtattctcttacaacaatgacaatataaaaatatgtcttgcatgattatacatgtgtaacccagatcaaattgcttataaTCTCCAGGAGTAGGGacggaaacaatttggatcttaaaattttggaaaatgttatatcaaaaattattacatgtaataggggaaataaaatgtttttaaaaattcccaaacCCAGCATCTTTTCTAAATCTGATGCCTTACCCAAGAAATGGAATTAAGGGAATTAAGCCATGGTCTTGAGTATGGTCTTCAAGAATAGAGGTcaaatttcttttggaaattgaattcATATGGCCTCTTCAACTTTTTTTTGAGGACCACTTAAGGGACCAAACTAGACCACTAGACTTAACAGCCCCTTAACTGGTGACGTGTTATATCATCCCATGATACCTACAAGAGCAGAACTAGCATATATTCATTAATGACTCAAGACTAGAGGACGGCAGCTGCTATAGAGCTTCTCACTCTAATTTAATACTCCAAATCTGAACATAGTAAATTATgctttttaatgatttttcttctcttcatcacTCTACTCCTTACACCTTCCcttattcttcttctcttctccccctgtCCTCAGGAACCAAACACATCCTATACCTTATGAGCTTAAGAACCTAATTACCATGGTAAACTGTGGGTGGCTCAGCCACACTCAATTTCTAGATTGACAGAATTTCATTTGGTAAAAGCAGTTACCTATAGACCAACTAACCATCAGATTGTGGAGCCTAGGATTAAATTAGGCAACTTGGACAAGGTTTATTATTGTGGTGAGTTGTTTTGAAGGATGTCTATAATTAACAATTGgggtttattttttccctatacCTACTGTCATGAGTTCTTACACATCAGATACACTACTCAAAGACTCTATTACATGGACACAATTTATACTATAGTTGGGGAGAGTAGAGAATTTAAGAACTATAAATTCACTTCAATGGTGGAAggtggaggaaaggggaaaagaataagcaCTTATATGGCaactcctatgtgccaggcattgtgctaagggcaTTTTATaacttttgatcctcacaacaaccctgtgaggtaggttcagagactgtctctctctatgtttttttttctttagagacagaggaaagagatATACAGTACATATACCCACATAAGGTCAGGGAACTAAACACTTTTTGTGAGAAAGTGACTCAAGCACACTGTGACATTTTCTCAGTTATAGGCAAAGTGCTCTTCCCACTCGGAGGATCACCTTTTCAAACTTCAGCAAGTCCTTAGTCTCATTTGTGGGTAAGCTACCGTTATCATGCCTACTATGGAGGACAGGAGGCCTCCAAGACCAATGATTCCAGAATTAGACTTATAAATACCAAGCTGGTCCAAAGGATTCAGGATATCACAGAGGTTTTTCACTGTGTCCAAAAGCAAGGGAGGATGCTTCCTTAGAGATCGAaataagagaaggagaaaggactgAAGCCATTCTGTTTCTTCATCAGCTATACAAGGTCCTAAGTGGTTCTGGGGCATCGATTTctctctttttgccttttcttgcGCAATCTGCTCCATTTGTAGGGAGACTTCATACACATCTCTGATGATGTTCAGCAGGAGAGAATAGTAGTAATGGCGTGCAGCCCACTTTCGCCATTTTTCCTTGTTAATGTCAGCGACAAGTCCCACACTCCTCACCCAAAGGATGGTGTCACAAACAAAGTAAATCACCCGGTTCAGGTTGGCTATTGTTAGGCAGAGCCGAGGTACAAGATCAGACACACGAATGCTCTGTTGAGTTGCCTGGACAGCATGTACCACGTTACCTAGTCTGAACCCTGTAAGAAAAACCCATAAGTTTTTAACATAGCTTCTCATTAACATTGAAATGGGAAAGGACAGATTATCATCAGGGTATCATTTGACTTTTCATCAATTTATTGGCCTTTTGGATTCTGCAACCTGGTTGAGGAGAGGAATACTTTGTAGAGTATAAAATGAGTAAGTAAAATGATTATTATGGAGTTTTGTTGTGTGCCTATCTTATATCACTCCAATGGATTTCTTAATCCTGATTCACTACATATTCCAATTCAAGGCCATTCACAAATAAAGGCTACAATGTTTGAGCGAAACAGAAACGTTTCTCTGGAATGAAGGAGCTGCTAAATTATCACTATCATAACCTTCAGttaccacattttaaaaaaatttaacaatcatttattaagagcctatgtGCCAGCCATTGAGAAcacaatgataataatgatacaACTCCagtcttcaaagaacttacaatatGTGAAAGAGATATCATGTATAAATATAAGTATTACATGTTCTCCagtgtgatgggcaaacttcggccctcgggccagatgggAGGGGGGgaccctgaaatattctatctggccctGCCACTTTAtgcctaatctgatgaatacaatgagtaggatacaatacaatgaaactttgaaagagttgccttagaaacagagggacagataagcatttcctttcctttggccccctccttaaaaagtttgctcaggggcagctgggtagctcagtggattgagagtcaggcctagagacccgaggtcctagattcaaatcttgcctctgacacttcccagctgtgactttgggggcaagtcacttgacccccactgcccatccttcactcttccaccaaggagccaatacacagaagttaagggtttaaaaaaaaaattaaaaaaaaaaaagtttgcccatcactgctctagacaaataCAAGATAACTTTGAGGAGGAAGGCACAACTAGCTAGGAtgggagggatcaggaaagacctcatgcaaaagtgatttttttttcctttttaagtgatttattttcaacatttattttttttaaattaactttgagttccaaattctctccttctcatcCCTTCCCTCCACATCAAGAAGCCAAGAATTGTGAtctcaattatatatgtgaaatcatgcaaaacatatttatatattgccatgttgcaataagaaaaaaaaagagcgaaaaattatacttcagtctgaattcatttctttctctgaaggtagatgacatttttcatcataagtcttcagaattgtcttggatcatttatATTACTTGGAATACCTAAGTCATTCACACGAAtatcctacaatattgctgttacctaATATGATGCTCTTCctacttctgctcacttcactttgcatcagtttatatgtcttctcAGTTTTAATGAAACCCtattgctcatcatttcttatgacataatagtattccatcataatcatataccacaacttgttcaatcattccccaattgatgggtattccctcagtttccaattctttgccactacaaaaagagctgctaacatatttttgtacatatggatccttttccttttcctttaatctaTTTCGGACactgacctagtagtggtattgctgggtcaaaggacatgcaGGTTAATAgccctttgggtgtagttccaaatggttttccagaataaatagatcagttcacaactctatcaacagTGCTTTAGtgtccaatttttccatatcccctccaccatttatcattttccttttctttcatataagTCAATATGTTAAGTGTGACGTGGtacatcagaattgttttaatttgcatttctctaatcaatagtgatttaaggcattttttcattacttttttatttcttcttctaaaaactgcctgttagcaatattggatgatgatttatctatgaaaacttggctactctcagtcATGATCTGGGAcgatcctgaaagacttatgacagggaatgctattcatctccagagaaagaactgttggagtatctTTTACACCCTTGacaaataaatcttttttccattatttttggtgtttacttttttaaaattttggtttctaaattctttccctctctagcCCCTACCTTACACATTGAAAatgcaaacaatatgatatcaattatacatgatGTCATGCacagcatatttccaaattgccacgTTGCAAAAAAACtccaataaaaagcaaaaaacataaaagtgaaaaaaagtgcGGTTCAATTTACACTTGGAATTCATCGGATTTCTCTTTAAAgaaggatagcatttttttacaATGGGTCTTGTAACTGTCTTGGGTCACTGtaattgatcagagtagctaagtatttcacagttgatcatcattacaatattagtgttactgtgtacaatatccTGGTTTTGTATCATTActatctttctaggtttttctaaaactcCTGCTTGTCATTactcttataataatattccatcacaataatactATAACTTGTTTAGGAATTTCCAAATTGATGGGGATCTCCTcgatttccaaatttttgcaaaccacaaaaagagatgctataaatatttttgtacatataagtcctcttcccttttctttaatttctttgggatacaaactaaATAGTGGTGTTGCTGGGTAAATGGGTACATACAGTTCTATAACTCTTTGGGTACAGTTTCAAATGGTTGTCCAGAATGTATAGACCAGTTTACAACTGTGCCATCAGTGTCTTTATTTTTCTGCATCCCCTCCAGAATTtaccattttcctcttctgtcattttagtcaatctaataGGTACGAGGTAATATTTCTGAGTtcttttaacttgcatttctctaatccatagtgacttggagcatttttttttaaacccttgtacttcggtgtattgtctcataggtggaagattggtaagggtggacaatgggggtcaagtgacttgcccagggtcacacagctgggaagtggctgacttggagcattttttcatgtgaatgttgatagctttgatttcttcctctaaaagctattcatatcctttggacatttatccattgggaatggttcttattgttataaatttggctcagttctctatatatttgagaaataaggcctttacaaaaacattttatgtaAAATCCCTATTCTGGGCCTACCCTTtcacccagccataccactgccaggtttgtaccccaaaaagtgataaggaaaaagacttgcataaaaatatttatagccacattttttgtggtggcaaaaaattggaaaatgaggaagtgtccatcaattggggaatggttgaacaaattgtagtatctgatggtgatgaaatattattgtgctgaaaggaataatgaactggaggatttctacgtgaactggaaagacctccaggaattgattcagagcaaaaggagaaccaggagaacattgtacacagagactgacacactatggcacaactgaatgcaataaacttctctactagcagcgatgcaatgatccaggacaattctgaggacttataagaaagaaagctattcacatccagagaaagaactgtggaaacagaaatgcagaaaaaaagcatatgattgatcCCATgattggatggggatatgattaaagttttgacattaaaagatcactctattacaaatatgaataacatggaaatagtttttgaacaatgatacatgtataacccaggggaattgcttgtcagctccaggagggggagaaaagggggaggagaaacacgaatcatttaaccatagaaaaatattctaaataaaaaataataataaaatccctATTCTGTCCCCCTCCCTGTTTCCtgctttacttttaattttagctgcatttattattttgtttgttcaaaaacaaattttatatttcatttaattaaaattatccattttacttcctgtgatcCTCTCAgacttgtttggtcataaattcttcccacaTCCAtagatatgatatataaaattttcCATTCTCCCTTGATTTCCTTATGATTTCaacttttaaaactaaatcatatactcattttgaccttatcttggtatagggtatgaagCTGGCTTATACCACATTCtgccaaattgttctccagttttcccagaaaattCTGTCAAATGATGAGTCCAccaaagcttgaatctttgggattattaaacactagattactatggccAATTACTAGTATGTATTCTGtatttaatctattccattgattcatctctttatttcttagccaataccaaattgttttgatgattactgctttgtaatatagtttgaaatctggtactactaggctgttttccttcacatttttttcattaattcccttgatatttttgaccttttgttcttcaaataattattttaaaaatgttatttttgatATGTTAATCCCTTGCCCAGAATTGCCAATGGTCTAGAAAATCTGAGaactaaagggaaaaaacatTTGTATAGGAATCAGTAATCCTTGGTTCTCATCCTACCTGTCACTAACTAGCATATCACACACAACGATATGGGCTTTTCCATCATCATTTATAATAGCAATGACTTAAATAGGTGTAAAATGCTGACAGTATTGTGTGTTTCATGCTAAGCCAGCGAGGAAAAAAGCCCTATATGATTTATCCATCTCTCCAAGTAAagagtgaaaggaagaagaaaatgggaattcAGAATTATGTGAAAAAAGTGTGAAAATGAGCAGGGTGAAAATTAGGGTTTGACTGCTTTACTTCTTCACAGAGCCTGAATATATTTACAGGAAGCCAGAAGTACTTGGAAAAGCTTTCTTGACTTGTTGAAGCATCTTAATGATTCTAGGAAGTaaaaatgagctaatataatgaaCTATTCCTAACTGGTTCTGGTTATGTAAGAGGAAATGGCATAGCACCAAAAAAAACAAGGATCATGCCTGTGGGATGGCCCTTCCTtatcaaatcatttaatttcttcgtATCTTTCAGTTGCTCCATCTGCAAAACGAGGTCCACAAAACTGGATAACATCAACAAATATAATCAAATACAAATTAGGAATAGAAAATGATATGAGCATCAAAAGTTCTGAGGCTAACGATTCTAAACTAGGTGGCTCTGTCTCTCAAGAGACAGGGTACTTACATTTACGACCACTGCTCACACTAGATTCCAGTTTCTTGAGCTTCATTACCACCTTCTCTCTATCAGCCTTAGACTCTAATAAATATCTAAGCAACATGCATGTGTACTGAATGGCtctggaatgaaaaaaaatgaggagaatgatttagaagtcaagcaaaacaattcatgaggagggaaagagaaaggtgCATTACTAAAGGCAGTCCTCAGGATAATTTCTATGAAACAGAACTCATAAGAGGAATATTCTGCACAAGTTCCATAAGGCCAAAGGGCAATACAAGTAATGAAAATGCAACATAAAGGTGATGGCAAAGGACTTTGAAATAATCTAGTGAGCAGAAAAAAGCAGGCATTTTGTTGACACAAGTGGTGGTAATAAAAGCAGATGTTGATCAATGagagaaatagctcaaaaagccATCTCCTGTTTAAACCATGTACACAAAAAAGATCAGCTAAATTGTTGgtgttgaattattttaaaatttccataaTAATTTTACTAAGCAATCTATTATGCAACTTACAATATAAAGGTCCCATAAAAGAATATGTGTAACACAGGTAATGTAATATTTATAGAGAAGACTGgcctttgaatcaggaagatctaggttcaaccCTGAGTACCTACTAGCTCTAACCACTGACAAGTCAAGCAACTATCTTGCAGATTTGTACTGGTGGGGAAAGTTCTAAAACCAGTGAGTTTCTGCCACTAATGAAACTGAGAAACCTGGCAACATAATATGGACTACTACATACAAAACAAGGGATATATTTTCTTACATATGTGGCTTTCTAATAGggttaaatataataaatgggaaaaaatacaaaatacaagtaAAATTTGACTTTAATGAATGATACCATTTTACTATCCAGTTCATTAGAATGTTATTTCCATGTATCAATCTACAGTCCCTAACATTGTTTCCTAATACAGACACAATGTATGAAACTTTAAATGACTTATATTCACAAGTCCCAGTCCATTTAGCAATCTATATAGTTAGCTAACTACTTCATAGCAAAGTGCATCTTTTTTATACTGTATTCCTATAACCATATTTCAACATCTATGCCATTAAACATTCTGAACAAAttttggcaatttttttctttttatttcaaaaaagaaaaatgctttctaGTCATCTAGCAGTCCACAAAAGAGCTATCCCCTTTGACTTGGTAACCCCACTCCTGGGAATATAATCCATGGAAATAATTAAGCAGAAAAACATTTcattgtacaaatatatttataactgtgTAATTTATAATAGCAGAAAACTGGAAACCACTTACATGTCCTGTAGTTAGTTAGAAGTAGGTAAACTATGGTATGCATACTAATGTAATAAAAGCATGATGTTGCCCTAAAGAATGGCAAATCCAAAGAATATAGAGATAtatgagaataaataaaaaagaaacagaattaaaTCCTGTATACATACAGACAAATCACATTGAAAATATTTGGGCATATGAGTAAACACATATTTGTACTCCCTGGCTAAAGTTACTCAGCTGGCCTCAGATtgggacaaaaaataaaatatttccctgaAAGCAAGTTTAAAGACTAGGGAAAGACCCTGTCATTTTAAAGGAAGTCTGCTTCTCCTGTTAGTGAGGAGATTGGGGGGGGAAgtaggtaatataataaaatagagcAAAGAACTGGGATCTGGCAAAGTAAACTACAATGCTCATCTGTATATGCATCCTCTGTAtgcttatgtttatattttattgaagtGTGAATGAAATATGACATTTCTGATGTAGTGGGAAGCTCATTATAGGAGTCGAAGAGTattagaaaaacaggaaaagcaGCCAAATGAAATTGTAAATTTAACTACCTGAATCTGAATTCAAGGAGGTTGATTACCAACCAAGTTTTTATGAGGCACAGTGAAATATTTTCTAACTAgatgtgtttaatattttataggcaaggaacTATCAAATCCTGTGATGCAGTGGAAAAAGTACTGTTATCTCAAATTggaaggcccaagttcaaattcctgctctgccacttactgtgtggcagtgggcaaatcatttaaggatctcagtttcctgatctttaaaataGGGGCCAtgtaggagcagctgggtagctcagtggagtgagagtcaggcctagagacaggaggtcctaggttcaaacccggcctcagccacttcccagctgtgtgaccctgagcaagtcacttgacccccattgcccacccttaccaatcttccacctatgagacaatacacggaagtacaagggtttaaaaaaaaaaaataggggccATGCTACATAATCTCTTAAGTCATTTAaaac is from Gracilinanus agilis isolate LMUSP501 chromosome 2, AgileGrace, whole genome shotgun sequence and encodes:
- the PEX11A gene encoding peroxisomal membrane protein 11A isoform X2; translation: MDTFTRFTNQTQGRDRLFRAIQYTCMLLRYLLESKADREKVVMKLKKLESSVSSGRKSNLNRVIYFVCDTILWVRSVGLVADINKEKWRKWAARHYYYSLLLNIIRDVYEVSLQMEQIAQEKAKREKSMPQNHLGPCIADEETEWLQSFLLLLFRSLRKHPPLLLDTVKNLCDILNPLDQLGIYKSNSGIIGLGGLLSSIVGMITVAYPQMRLRTC
- the PEX11A gene encoding peroxisomal membrane protein 11A isoform X1; its protein translation is MDTFTRFTNQTQGRDRLFRAIQYTCMLLRYLLESKADREKVVMKLKKLESSVSSGRKWFRLGNVVHAVQATQQSIRVSDLVPRLCLTIANLNRVIYFVCDTILWVRSVGLVADINKEKWRKWAARHYYYSLLLNIIRDVYEVSLQMEQIAQEKAKREKSMPQNHLGPCIADEETEWLQSFLLLLFRSLRKHPPLLLDTVKNLCDILNPLDQLGIYKSNSGIIGLGGLLSSIVGMITVAYPQMRLRTC
- the PEX11A gene encoding peroxisomal membrane protein 11A isoform X3 translates to MEQIAQEKAKREKSMPQNHLGPCIADEETEWLQSFLLLLFRSLRKHPPLLLDTVKNLCDILNPLDQLGIYKSNSGIIGLGGLLSSIVGMITVAYPQMRLRTC